From a single Nicotiana tomentosiformis chromosome 2, ASM39032v3, whole genome shotgun sequence genomic region:
- the LOC104085177 gene encoding L10-interacting MYB domain-containing protein-like, with translation MAGSGRSTRSKTQQSMQQRESQCRAKWTTSLTKTMLEVMVDQVHEGHMQNKSFSKKGWKCICDEFHKRTDLTWEREQLKYRYAALRKQFATMKLLLDHSAFKWEEITGLVTATDEAWDKYIKDNPDAETIRSTGCPFYKELSVIFADSGSKGTYNGSTRHKDCLPGSTLSQEELSYSESEEVPDSNEQEILQSVSSPTDIACRKRGRKGVDGAIAKAISEMAAASRLRASAMNKCNENFSITDCIRALDELEGVDEQVYYAGLDLFYNRAARELFLSLKVEKRLTWLVGKLSRSSLS, from the exons ATGGCTGGGAGTGGGAGGTCTACTCGTTCCAAAACACAGCAATCTATGCAGCAGCGGGAATCCCAGTGTAGAGCAAAGTGGACCACATCTCTTACCAAGACAATGCTGGAGGTAATGGTCGACCAAGTTCATGAAGGGCATATGCAAAACAAGTCTTTTAGTAAGAAAGGATGGAAATGCATTTGTGATGAATTCCATAAAAGAACCGATCTTACATGGGAGAGGGAGCAATTAAAGTATCGATATGCTGCACTAAGAAAGCAGTTTGCTACTATGAAGTTGCTACTTGATCATAGTGCTTTCAAATGGGAGGAAATTACAGGTTTAGTAACAGCAACAGATGAAGCTTGGGACAAGTATATCAAG GATAATCCAGATGCAGAGACCATAAGGAGCACAGGCTGCCCATTTTACAAGGAGCTGAGCGTGATATTTGCGGATTCTGGAAGTAAAGGGACGTATAATGGATCTACTAGACACAAGGACTGTCTCCCCGGTTCAACACTGTCTCAGGAAGAGTTGTCATATTCAGAGTCTGAAGAAGTTCCCGATTCCAATGAGCAAGAAATTCTTCAGTCTGTGAGCTCACCTACTGATATAGCATGTCGAAAGAGAGGGCGTAAGGGGGTTGATGGTGCTATTGCAAAAGCTATATCTGAGATGGCTGCTGCTTCAAGACTTAGAGCATCTGCTATGAACAAGTGCAATGAAAATTTCAGCATAACCGACTGTATTAGAGCTTTGGATGAATTGGAAGGTGTCGATGAGCAAGTGTATTATGCTGGTTTGGATCTCTTCTACAATCGTGCAGCTAGGGAGTTATTCTTATCTCTCAAAGTTGAGAAGCGGCTGACatggttggttggcaaattgtcCCGGTCCTCCCTAAGTTAA